In Sporichthya polymorpha DSM 43042, a genomic segment contains:
- a CDS encoding ATP-binding cassette domain-containing protein: MSLLECTDLQVSYGRNKVLHGVDVRVDAGEVLGLLGTNGAGKSTLLRAISGLTPPRHGKVRFDGKDTTGWSPMKMARLGLAYMPGGRGIFPDLSVAENLRMATWVTRKDKDYCAAAVTRAIELFPALTTRMEDRAGLLSGGQQQMLALAQALVQGPAGTDGKPGARVLLIDELSLGLAPAIVSELLDVVRHLRDEGLGILLVEQSAELVLKVSDRAMFLEKGEVRFSGPAQEILDRGDLIRSVFLAGALEQDSRGAPPPDDPPEKRSHDREELPHIDELHLEDSPARTPTEDDISSGGGARPVNVTGTRAEGVELDDETGELPRVVREARPAPKRAAGSDDEDEDFADIAEALDAAADAAPTPKVAIATRNLRKTFGGVAAIAGVDIDISAGEIVGLMGPNGAGKTTILDAMSGFLVPDTGRVYFKGTDVTDLTPQARAHLGLGRSFQDAKLFPGLTVTETIAVSCERWVTSREPLAAALRLPASLLSEIDVAERVDRIITLLGLGVFQDRFASELSTGSRRLVEFGCLLAQEPDVLLLDEPAAGLARAEAELMGPLMKRIREATGGALVIVEHDVGLLRRTCDRIIALESGRVVAQGPPDEVLSDPTVIATYLGAEAAAAS, translated from the coding sequence ATGAGCCTTCTCGAGTGCACGGACCTGCAGGTCTCGTACGGGCGCAACAAGGTGCTCCACGGCGTGGACGTCCGCGTCGACGCCGGCGAGGTCCTCGGCCTGCTCGGCACCAACGGCGCGGGCAAGTCGACGCTGCTACGCGCGATCTCGGGCCTGACACCGCCGCGGCACGGCAAGGTCCGCTTCGACGGCAAGGACACCACCGGCTGGTCGCCGATGAAGATGGCGCGGCTGGGCCTGGCGTACATGCCCGGCGGCCGCGGCATCTTCCCCGACCTGTCGGTCGCCGAGAACCTGCGCATGGCCACCTGGGTCACGCGGAAGGACAAGGACTACTGCGCCGCCGCCGTCACCCGCGCGATCGAGCTCTTCCCCGCGCTGACGACCCGCATGGAGGACCGCGCCGGCCTGCTCTCCGGCGGTCAGCAGCAGATGCTGGCGCTCGCGCAGGCACTCGTGCAGGGTCCCGCCGGCACCGACGGCAAGCCCGGCGCGCGCGTCCTGCTCATCGACGAGCTCTCCCTCGGCCTCGCCCCGGCGATCGTCAGCGAGCTCCTCGACGTCGTCCGGCACCTGCGCGACGAGGGCCTCGGCATCCTGCTCGTCGAGCAGTCCGCCGAGCTCGTGCTCAAGGTCTCCGACCGCGCGATGTTCCTGGAGAAGGGCGAGGTCCGCTTCTCCGGCCCCGCGCAGGAGATCCTCGACCGCGGCGACCTGATCCGCTCCGTCTTCCTCGCCGGCGCTCTTGAGCAAGACAGTCGGGGGGCTCCGCCCCCCGACGACCCCCCGGAAAAGCGCTCCCACGACAGGGAGGAGCTCCCGCACATCGACGAGCTCCACCTGGAGGACTCCCCCGCTCGAACCCCCACTGAAGATGACATCTCCAGTGGGGGTGGGGCGCGGCCGGTCAACGTCACCGGGACCCGGGCCGAGGGGGTCGAGCTCGACGACGAGACCGGAGAGCTGCCCCGGGTCGTGAGGGAGGCTCGGCCGGCGCCGAAGCGCGCGGCCGGGTCCGACGACGAGGACGAGGATTTCGCCGACATCGCGGAGGCGCTCGACGCGGCCGCGGACGCGGCGCCGACGCCCAAGGTCGCGATCGCGACCCGGAACCTGCGGAAGACGTTCGGCGGTGTCGCGGCGATCGCCGGGGTGGACATCGACATCTCCGCGGGCGAGATCGTCGGCCTGATGGGCCCGAACGGCGCCGGCAAGACCACGATCCTCGACGCGATGTCGGGATTCCTGGTCCCCGACACGGGCCGGGTGTACTTCAAGGGCACCGACGTCACCGACCTGACGCCGCAGGCGCGCGCACACCTCGGCCTGGGCCGCTCGTTCCAGGACGCGAAGCTCTTCCCCGGCCTCACGGTCACCGAGACCATCGCGGTGTCCTGCGAACGCTGGGTGACCTCCCGGGAGCCCCTGGCGGCCGCCCTGCGGCTGCCGGCGTCCCTGCTCTCGGAGATCGACGTCGCCGAGCGGGTCGACCGCATCATCACGCTGCTCGGGCTCGGGGTCTTCCAGGACCGGTTCGCCAGCGAGCTCTCGACCGGCTCCCGCCGCCTCGTGGAGTTCGGGTGCCTGCTCGCCCAGGAACCCGACGTGCTCCTGCTCGACGAGCCCGCGGCCGGCCTGGCCCGCGCGGAGGCGGAGCTGATGGGGCCGCTGATGAAGCGCATCCGGGAGGCCACCGGCGGGGCGCTGGTCATCGTCGAGCACGACGTCGGGCTGCTGCGGCGCACCTGCGACCGCATCATCGCCCTGGAGTCCGGCCGGGTGGTCGCGCAGGGTCCGCCGGACGAGGTGCTGTCCGACCCGACGGTCATCGCCACGTACCTTGGAGCGGAGGCTGCCGCGGCGTCGTGA
- a CDS encoding ABC transporter permease yields the protein MSPLPAVPAAVPAALADKRKRAVGMVVAAPLVWVVLNAVLPSGLPLGVVLQGVVLGSLTGLSALGLVLVYRSSRIINFAQAALGSAAAFLAVQLFLVKGWNYYVALGVGLVVAAVIGALCDRLVVQRLFWAPRLILTVATIGLAQILAALQFAVPSIVGSGGGFGGLQGSFRTPLDIKFTFEGLVFTGAHVMILVTVPIVLLLFALFLRNSAVGVGIRATSSNAERAMLLGIPVRRLSTLVWALAGALSALAAMLSAPLVGQGGEIAGGPALLLPALAAAVIARMESLSGAVFAGIGVGVFQQAVFWNTSRSSYVDVFLLVAVLIALLLQRHQLTRAADANTAGWNTADEMPPVPAEIRHLPEIIWGRRLLLGGVIAAAIALPYQLSPSQISLLGTVTVIYGLVAVSLVVLTGWAGQISLGQFAIAGVGAVVAGDLVAKTGADLLLAMLAGMGAGMLTAVAIGIPALRIRGLFLGVTTLAFAVPLSTFFLNPANFPEAIPTQVDRPLVLERFDLYNEKTLYWFCLTVLALALVLVHGIRHSRTGRAMIAVRDNERAAAARGLSPTKIKLAAFAVSGALAGLAGSMHVIALDGVRAGTYSPAISFEAFTMVVLGGATSVTGALLGAIFLAVAKYNLSGGMQLFVTGAGVLFVLLVLPGGLARVVISARGFWFRTVARMRGITLAGPGGETGATEVDLASIGGRLSAAGPDPLATGEDGPGPRPTQRPAGAG from the coding sequence GTGAGCCCGCTGCCCGCCGTTCCCGCCGCCGTCCCCGCCGCACTGGCCGACAAGCGCAAGCGCGCGGTCGGAATGGTGGTCGCCGCCCCGCTGGTCTGGGTGGTGCTGAACGCCGTCCTCCCGTCCGGCCTGCCCCTCGGCGTCGTGCTGCAGGGCGTGGTCCTCGGGTCGCTGACCGGTCTGTCGGCCCTCGGGCTGGTGCTGGTCTACCGGTCCTCGCGGATCATCAACTTCGCGCAGGCCGCGCTGGGGTCGGCAGCGGCGTTCCTGGCCGTGCAGCTCTTCCTCGTCAAGGGCTGGAACTACTACGTGGCGCTCGGCGTGGGCCTGGTGGTCGCGGCGGTCATCGGCGCGCTCTGCGACCGGCTCGTAGTGCAGCGACTGTTCTGGGCCCCGCGGCTGATCCTGACCGTCGCCACCATCGGTCTCGCGCAGATTCTGGCGGCTCTTCAGTTCGCGGTGCCGAGCATCGTCGGGTCCGGGGGCGGGTTCGGCGGGCTGCAGGGGTCGTTCCGCACCCCGCTCGACATCAAGTTCACCTTCGAGGGCCTGGTCTTCACCGGCGCGCACGTGATGATCCTCGTGACCGTCCCGATCGTGCTGCTGCTGTTCGCCTTGTTCCTGCGCAACTCCGCCGTCGGCGTCGGCATCCGTGCGACGTCCTCGAACGCCGAGCGCGCGATGCTGCTGGGCATCCCGGTGCGGCGCCTGTCGACGCTGGTCTGGGCCCTGGCCGGTGCGCTGTCCGCCCTCGCGGCGATGCTCTCGGCCCCGCTGGTGGGGCAGGGCGGCGAGATCGCCGGCGGGCCGGCGCTGCTGCTGCCGGCCCTCGCCGCCGCCGTCATCGCGCGGATGGAGAGCCTGTCCGGCGCGGTGTTCGCCGGCATCGGCGTCGGCGTCTTCCAGCAGGCGGTCTTCTGGAACACCTCGCGCTCGAGCTACGTGGACGTCTTCCTGCTCGTCGCGGTCCTCATTGCGCTGCTGCTGCAGCGGCACCAGCTCACCCGCGCCGCCGACGCGAACACCGCGGGCTGGAACACCGCCGACGAGATGCCGCCGGTGCCCGCGGAGATCCGGCACCTGCCGGAGATCATCTGGGGCCGTCGCCTCCTGCTCGGCGGGGTCATCGCCGCCGCCATCGCGCTTCCCTACCAGCTGAGCCCCAGTCAGATCAGCCTGCTCGGCACCGTGACGGTGATCTACGGTCTGGTCGCGGTCTCGCTCGTCGTCCTCACCGGCTGGGCCGGGCAGATCAGCCTCGGGCAGTTCGCGATCGCCGGCGTCGGTGCGGTCGTCGCCGGCGACCTCGTCGCGAAGACCGGGGCCGACCTGCTTCTCGCCATGCTCGCGGGCATGGGCGCCGGCATGCTGACCGCCGTCGCCATCGGCATTCCCGCGCTGCGGATCCGGGGTCTGTTCCTCGGCGTCACGACGCTGGCGTTCGCGGTGCCGCTCTCGACGTTCTTCCTGAACCCGGCGAACTTCCCCGAGGCGATCCCCACGCAGGTCGACCGGCCGCTGGTGCTCGAGCGCTTCGACCTCTACAACGAGAAAACGCTGTACTGGTTCTGCCTGACGGTGCTGGCCCTGGCGCTCGTGCTGGTGCACGGCATCCGGCACAGCCGCACCGGCCGGGCGATGATCGCGGTCCGCGACAACGAGCGCGCGGCCGCCGCCCGTGGCCTGAGCCCGACGAAGATCAAGCTCGCGGCGTTCGCGGTCAGCGGCGCGCTCGCGGGTCTGGCCGGCTCGATGCACGTCATCGCGCTCGACGGCGTCCGGGCGGGCACATACTCCCCCGCGATCTCCTTCGAGGCGTTCACGATGGTCGTGCTCGGCGGCGCGACGTCGGTCACCGGCGCCCTGCTCGGCGCGATCTTCCTCGCCGTCGCGAAGTACAACCTCTCCGGCGGCATGCAGTTGTTCGTCACCGGCGCGGGCGTGCTGTTCGTCCTGCTCGTCCTGCCCGGCGGTCTGGCCCGCGTAGTGATCTCCGCGCGCGGCTTCTGGTTCCGCACCGTCGCGCGGATGCGCGGCATCACCCTCGCCGGTCCCGGAGGGGAGACCGGCGCGACCGAGGTCGACCTGGCCTCCATCGGCGGACGCCTGTCCGCCGCCGGCCCCGACCCGCTGGCGACGGGCGAGGATGGCCCAGGCCCGCGGCCGACCCAGCGACCGGCAGGTGCGGGATGA